The following are encoded in a window of Arctopsyche grandis isolate Sample6627 chromosome 4, ASM5162203v2, whole genome shotgun sequence genomic DNA:
- the ECSIT gene encoding evolutionarily conserved signaling intermediate in Toll pathway, mitochondrial: MSLRFMSMFLRPSHLTSLTARYASEQKKVVVYDIFANVAKKDRNTYLEMIKIFEGKDIRRRGHVEFIYAALRNMEEFGVNKDLEVYKSLLEVLPKGRFIPTNIFQADFFHYPKQQQCATDLLEQMEDNGVMPDFEMEDILLNIFGRRGIPLRKYWRMMYWMPKFRNLSPWRLPHKLPKDSLELAKLAIERISSIDNNMKTTIFQTKEIEASLDKTWIVSAQCPTQMSLIETELKLRTNKNNNCEPLVVKGAYSVYLRNQCISYFTLMGPVRPKDVPYVDPDDITKINAPGLFGNSTLPAVKKSVHEQDDGTVLAICATGTSSRDSLLSWIRLLEKNGNPALGQLPVIFTLIAPSSELVNIETQPATK; this comes from the exons atgtCGCTGAGGTTCATGTCAATGTTTTTGCGACCCAGTCATTTAACTTCACTCACTGCTCGATATGCGTCTGAACAGAAAAAAGTCGTCGTATATGACATATTTGCTAATGTCGCCAAAAAAGACAGAAACACATATTTGgaaatgattaaaatatttgaaggaAAGGATATCCGCCGAAGAGGTCACGTTGAATTTATCTATGCTGCTCTTCGCAACATGGAAGAATTTGGTGTTAATAAAGACTTGGAAGTGTATAAAAGTTTATTAGAAGTTTTACCGAAAGGACGTTTTATTCCTACCAATATATTTCAAGCTGATTTCTTTCACTATCCAAAACAACAACAGTGTGCTACGGATCTTCTCGAACAAATGGAAGATAACG GAGTTATGCCTGATTTTGAAATGGAAGatatattattgaatatatttggACGTAGGGGTATACCATTGCGGAAATATTGGCGGATGATGTATTGGATGCCAAAATTTCGCAATCTTAGTCCTTGGCGACTACCTCATAAATTACCAAAAGATAGTCTAGAACTTGCCAAACTAGCAATTGAGAGAATTTCCAGTattgacaacaatatgaaaaCAACTATATTTCAA ACAAAAGAAATAGAGGCATCTTTGGACAAAACTTGGATAGTTTCAGCTCAATGTCCTACCCAAATGTCACTAATAGAGACTGAATTAAAACTcagaacaaataaaaataacaactgTGAACCTTTAGTAGTAAAAGGAGCTTACTCTGTGTATTTACGCAATCAGTGTATTTCATATTTCACTTTAATGGGTCCCGTAAGACCAAAAGATGTTCCTTATGTTGACCCAGATg atatcacCAAAATTAATGCCCCTGGTTTATTTGGAAATTCAACACTTCCCGCAGTAAAAAAGTCTGTACACGAACAAGATGATGGGACAGTACTAGCGATTTGTGCGACAG gtACATCCTCGCGTGATTCGCTACTTTCATGGATTCGACTTTTGGAAAAGAATGGTAATCCTGCATTGGGACAACTTCCAGTCATATTTACTCTGATTGCACCAAGTTCTGAATTAGTGAATATAGAAACACAGCCAGCTACTAAGTGA
- the LOC143910368 gene encoding uncharacterized protein LOC143910368 isoform X2, whose amino-acid sequence MNDENQTITLCRLCLSKKKALVDIFESSQIIYKIRECTNIEIVRGDGYPSVICVDCSRRLNNAFKFKKKCETSAEILKQNTIFNKYHSTETVILKSNNESLFNSENATSEIETLTAKSCKLTDYQSNIKTEDSNEMEDYITDMRSSFVDKKSDVYVGNGESNSEDGNAHGTDNLFVIKNQSSNDAYNKRKVKKIESCTECGKLYKSPGFLAHHIKVHHNGKSTTASRENFYKASLDTSNKLNKAFVCTVCGKRFTQASNLEVHHRSHTGERPFQCDICFKSFTQVNNLYVHKRVHTNFREFKCQVCPMEFKLLSHLGEHMKTHSNVKQHQCTSCGKGFHKNSHLLTHMRTHTGEKPFNCEHCVILVI is encoded by the exons ATGAACGACGAAAATCAAACAATAACATTGTGTAGACTTTGCCTTTCAAAAAAGAAGGCTCTCGTTGATATTTTTGAGAGTTCtcaaattatttacaaaatcaGGGAATGCACAAATAttgaa ATTGTCAGGGGTGACGGCTATCCATCTGTCATATGTGTGGATTGTTCACGCCGACTAAACAAtgcattcaaatttaaaaagaaatgtgAGACATCTGCTGAGATTTTAAAGCAGAacactatttttaataaatatcattCTACTGAAACAG tcattttgaaatcaaataatgagAGTCTATTCAATAGTGAAAATGCAACTAGTGAAATTGAAACT CTCACAGCGAAATCGTGTAAACTAACGGATTatcaatcaaatataaaaactgAAGATTCAAATGAAATGGAAGACTATATTACTGATATGAGATCAAGTTTTGTTGACAAAAAAAGTGACGTATATGTAGGTAATGGAGAATCCAATTCCGAAGATGGAAATGCACATGGAACAGATAATTTATTCGTAATTAAAAACCAATCatcaaat gatgcatataataaaagaaaggtgaaaaaaattgaatcgtgTACTGAATgtggaaaattatataaatcccCTGGATTTTTAGCTCATCATATCAAAGTTCATCATAATG GTAAATCTACGACTGCATCAcgtgaaaatttttataaagcCTCACTCGATACatcaaataaacttaataagGCATTTGTGTGcac TGTCTGCGGCAAACGATTTACTCAAGCCAGTAATTTGGAAGTTCATCATCGAAGTCATACAGGAGAAAGACCAtttcaatgtgatatttgttttaaatcatttacacAG GTCAACAATCTATATGTTCATAAACGAGTCcatacaaattttcgtgaatttAAATGCCAAGTTTGTCCAATggaattcaaattattatctCATTTAGGAGAACATATGAAAACTCATTCAAATGTTAAACAACATCAATGCACTTCATGCGGTAAAG gctTCCATAAAAATAGCCATTTATTAACCCACATGCGTACACATACGGGAGAAAAACCATTCAATTGTGAGCACTGTG TGATTCTAGTAATTTAA
- the l(2)gl gene encoding LLGL domain-containing protein l(2)gl isoform X1, with product MLKFIRGKGSQPSLERQKLQRELFAFRKTVQHGFPNKPSAVAWDPLLRLMAIGTSVGAIKVFGRPGVEFYGQHINANADIAITQLLFLPGTGKLVSLCDDNSLHLWEMISNESALVEIQNQALEGKLKKISTICAESSGEHLLLGTEGGNIYLLDLNTFNMAENIIYQDVVMQNCPEDYKLNPGAVECISEHPNDSHLLLIGYNRGLIVVWDRRNNRARNTFVSNQQLESVCWHENGTEFTSSHNDGSYMSWDLSISREKPLKEPSAPYGPYPCKAITKLLQRTTADKKNITIFSGGMQRSSHADKYTVTVIQGDKHVVFDFTSRVIDFFTTTPVPPEEPSEDVVDSARPLTAGEILPQTVQQEASTLIVVADEEMVAIDLTDSNWKMIKLPYLVSLHASAVTCTQYISYVDEEVYDNIVTAGENQTSNLYSSAEWPVTGGNLLCAKPANPEDSQRQILLTGHEDGTVRFWDASGVTLNPLYKFVTSNLFSGDDIMDDAIESPISGDDEEDWPPFKKIGVFDPYSDDPRLAVKKIALCPLSGTLVVAGTAGHVVTATIGMDQVSRDVNHVPLNIVSDRDGFIWKGHDQLNLRHGPITMTPGFQVNSVLQILPPAAITCCSLQAEWGLITAGTAHGLALFDYKRNVSVMHKCTLNPNDLNGSGDTPISRRKSFKKSLRESFRRLRKGRSQRRQATPVQGSETDKKSSPQTVPKKSETGESLSPLDAKPIERQIEARPVDDSNGSMVRCLHFAKSYLTNTQKTESTLWAGTNNGTVYAFAIAVPPATVRQANDVTCQLAKEIQLKHRAPVIGIAVLDGASVPLPEPFEVEKGVSPLPDITQPHRVIIASEEQFKIFSLPSLKPYGKYKLTAHEGARVRRMAFGNFLCMLSENGKTVKHLECCLLCLTNLGDCLILSVPDLRRQLNAAAVRKEDINGISSLTFSKYGEALYLHSSSELQRITVSTNKVTRARCYLLLPLWAQPTEISIDTSEIRSSPLLNGEHKSGDLQENGSADEIAHNVTTSSQSIGDITVDSVKDHLIQIANHQKDPNHSDSFSNALGTINLQTSSVNQSSVIVKTTTLTTLNNSANGPPTGTTEANTTTSSHHSTSTTTDNILEHSREEGQITRIETSTVTVPAGTDPKTILEMFERNRTPLSAPLARVEDSETETVTVTEAH from the exons ATGTTGAAATTTATACGAGGAAAGGGTTCGCAGCCCTCACTGGAGAGGCAAAAACTCCAAAGGGAACTATTTGCATTCCGAAAG ACTGTACAACATGGATTTCCAAACAAACCTTCAGCTGTCGCTTGGGATCCATTGCTTCGCCTCATGGCTATTGGAACATCTGTTGGTGCAATCAAAGTGTTTGGGCGCCCTGGAGTTGAATTTTACGGGCAACATATCAATGCAAATGCTGATATTGCTATCACGCAACTTTTATTTCTTCCAG gaaCTGGTAAATTGGTGTCTTTATGTGATGACAATTCCCTACATTTGTGGGAGATGATATCAAATGAAAGTGCATTGGTTGAAATTCAAAACCAAGCTTTGGAAGGTAAACTTAAGAAAATTTCCACAATCTGTGCCGAGTCTTCCGGTGAACATTTGTTATTGGGCACAGAAGGTGGTAATATTTATCTTCTTGATCTTAACACTTTCAACATGGCCGAAAATATCATATATCAAGATGTTGTTATGCAAAA CTGTCCAGAAGATTATAAGCTAAACCCAGGTGCAGTAGAATGTATCAGCGAACATCCGAACGATTCACACCTTCTACTCATTGGTTATAATCGCGGTCTAATAGTAGTATGGGATCGGCGCAATAATCGCGCAAGAAATACTTTTGTTTCCAACCAGCAACTTGAGAGTGTGTGTTGGCATGAAAATGGCACCGAATTCACATCATCACATAACGATGGCTCATATATGTCTTGGGATTTGTCAATAAGTAGAGAAAAGCCACTCAAAGAGCCTTCTGCTCCGTATGGACCTTATCCTTGTAAGGCAATAACAAAACTCTTGCAACGAACGACTgctgacaaaaaaaatataacaatattttcag GTGGTATGCAAAGATCATCTCATGCTGACAAATATACTGTAACTGTCATACAGGGTGATAAACATGTTGTTTTCGATTTTACTAGTCGG GTGATAGATTTTTTCACCACGACACCTGTACCACCCGAAGAGCCTTCAGAAGACGTCGTTGATTCAGCAAGGCCACTAACTGCTGGAGAAATTCTACCGCAGACAGTTCAACAAGAAGCTTCTACATTGATTGTTGTGGCTGATGAAGAAATGGTTGCCATAGATCTTACAGATTCGAATtggaaaatgataaaattaccTTATTTGGTTTCACTACATGCGTCAGCTGTAACTTGTACGCAATACATCAGCTATGTCGATGAAGAAGTGTATGATAATATTGTTACAGCAG GTGAAAACCAAACAAGTAATTTATATTCTTCGGCGGAGTGGCCTGTAACCGGTGGAAATTTATTATGCGCAAAACCGGCAAATCCTGAGGATTCTCAAAGACAAATTTTGCTAACGGGTCATGAAGATGGAACTGTTCGGTTTTGGGATGCTTCTGGAGTCACGTTAAATCCATTATATAAATTCGTAACATCTAATCTATTCAG cggAGACGATATTATGGATGATGCCATTGAGTCTCCGATAAGTGGTGACGATGAAGAAGATTGGCCTCCATTTAAAAAGATAGGAGTCTTTGACCCATACAGTGATGATCCTCGCCTTGCTGTGAAAAAAATTGCACTTTGTCCTTTATCTGGAACATTGGTTGTGGCTGGAACTGCCGGTCACGTTGTCACTGCTACCATTGGAATGGATCAAGTGTCCAGAGATGTCAAT cATGTTCCTTTGAACATTGTTTCTGACAGAGATGGGTTTATTTGGAAAGGTCATGATCAATTAAATCTTCGCCATGGTCCCATAACTATGACTCCTGGGTTCCAA gTTAACAGTGTACTTCAAATATTACCACCGGCTGCAATTACCTGTTGCTCATTACAAGCTGAATGGGGACTCATTACTGCTGGTACTGCTCACGGGCTTGCACTCTTCGACTACAAGAGAAATGTATCGGTTATGCATAAGTGTACTCTTAACCCTAACG ATTTAAATGGATCTGGTGATACGCCGATATCTAGACGCAAGTCATTCAAAAAATCACTCAGGGAGTCATTCAGACGACTTCGTAAAGGTCGTTCACAAAGACGTCAGGCTACACCTGTTCAAGGGTCCGAAACTGATAAAAAATCTTCTCCACAG acaGTTCCTAAAAAGTCTGAAACTGGAGAGTCCTTAAGTCCTTTGGATGCCAAACCAATCGAGAGGCAAATTGAAGCCAGACCAGTGGATGACTCTAATGGATCTATGGTTCGGTGTCTGCATTTTGCTAAGAGTTATCTTACAAATA CTCAAAAAACCGAGTCTACATTATGGGCTGGTACTAATAATGGAACTGTGTATGCATTTGCAATAGCGGTGCCACCTGCTACAGTAAGACAAGCGAATGAT GTTACATGCCAATTAGCAAAAGAAATACAGCTGAAGCATCGAGCACCTGTTATTGGCATTGCTGTATTAGATGGAGCATCTGTTCCTTTGCCTGAACCTTTCGAA GTTGAAAAAGGAGTTTCCCCATTGCCTGATATAACACAACCTCACAGAGTAATTATTGCATCAGAAgagcaatttaaaatattttcacttcCATCATTGAAGCCTTACGGCAAATATAAATTGACCGCGCATGAAGGAGCTAGg GTACGTCGAATGGCATTTGGTAACTTCTTGTGTATGTTAAGTGAAAATGGAAAAACAGTCAAACATTTAGAATGTTGTCTACTGTGTCTTACAAACCTCGGTGACTGTCTCATATTAAGTGTCCCTGATCTCAGACGACAGTTGAATGCAGCTGCTGTAAGAAAAGAAGACATAAA TGGAATATCAAGTCtcacattttcaaaatatggAGAGGCTCTATATTTACATTCTTCATCAGAACTACAACGAATAACTGTCTCTACCAACAAGGTAACAAGGGCTCGTTGTTATTTGTTACTACCACTTTGGGCACAACCTACGGAAATATCCATCGATACCAGTGAAATAAGGTCTTCACCTCTATTGAACGGAGAAcataag tcTGGAGATTTACAAGAAAATGGTTCAGCTGATGAGATTGCACATAATGTTACAACATCGTCACAAAGTATTGGCGATATTACGGTGGACAGTGTGAAAGATCATCTGATACAGATCGCCAATCATCAGAAGGATCCCAATCATTCTGATAGCTTCTCTAACGCACTTGGCACAATTAATTTACAA ACATCATCTGTTAATCAGAGCTCCGTGATTGTAAAGACTACAACGTTGACCACATTAAATAATTCTGCTAATGGACCTCCAACTGGAACGACAGAAGCTAACACCACAACTTCGTCACATCACTCGACTTCTACCACTACAGATAATA tCCTAGAGCATAGCAGAGAAGAAGGACAGATCACTCGCatcgag actaGCACAGTGACAGTGCCAGCGGGGACGGATCCTAAAACTATTTTAGAAATGTTTGAAAGAAATCGAACACCTTTATCAGCTCCGTTGGCGCGTGTTGAAGACTCTGAAACTGAAACTGTCACCGTTACTGAAGCACATTAG
- the LOC143910368 gene encoding uncharacterized protein LOC143910368 isoform X1 — protein sequence MNDENQTITLCRLCLSKKKALVDIFESSQIIYKIRECTNIEIVRGDGYPSVICVDCSRRLNNAFKFKKKCETSAEILKQNTIFNKYHSTETVILKSNNESLFNSENATSEIETLTAKSCKLTDYQSNIKTEDSNEMEDYITDMRSSFVDKKSDVYVGNGESNSEDGNAHGTDNLFVIKNQSSNDAYNKRKVKKIESCTECGKLYKSPGFLAHHIKVHHNGKSTTASRENFYKASLDTSNKLNKAFVCTVCGKRFTQASNLEVHHRSHTGERPFQCDICFKSFTQVNNLYVHKRVHTNFREFKCQVCPMEFKLLSHLGEHMKTHSNVKQHQCTSCGKGFHKNSHLLTHMRTHTGEKPFNCEHCGKFFNDSSNLMTHIRTHTGNKPFVCKICNKAFVQKISMIRHQKQHTDKNTE from the exons ATGAACGACGAAAATCAAACAATAACATTGTGTAGACTTTGCCTTTCAAAAAAGAAGGCTCTCGTTGATATTTTTGAGAGTTCtcaaattatttacaaaatcaGGGAATGCACAAATAttgaa ATTGTCAGGGGTGACGGCTATCCATCTGTCATATGTGTGGATTGTTCACGCCGACTAAACAAtgcattcaaatttaaaaagaaatgtgAGACATCTGCTGAGATTTTAAAGCAGAacactatttttaataaatatcattCTACTGAAACAG tcattttgaaatcaaataatgagAGTCTATTCAATAGTGAAAATGCAACTAGTGAAATTGAAACT CTCACAGCGAAATCGTGTAAACTAACGGATTatcaatcaaatataaaaactgAAGATTCAAATGAAATGGAAGACTATATTACTGATATGAGATCAAGTTTTGTTGACAAAAAAAGTGACGTATATGTAGGTAATGGAGAATCCAATTCCGAAGATGGAAATGCACATGGAACAGATAATTTATTCGTAATTAAAAACCAATCatcaaat gatgcatataataaaagaaaggtgaaaaaaattgaatcgtgTACTGAATgtggaaaattatataaatcccCTGGATTTTTAGCTCATCATATCAAAGTTCATCATAATG GTAAATCTACGACTGCATCAcgtgaaaatttttataaagcCTCACTCGATACatcaaataaacttaataagGCATTTGTGTGcac TGTCTGCGGCAAACGATTTACTCAAGCCAGTAATTTGGAAGTTCATCATCGAAGTCATACAGGAGAAAGACCAtttcaatgtgatatttgttttaaatcatttacacAG GTCAACAATCTATATGTTCATAAACGAGTCcatacaaattttcgtgaatttAAATGCCAAGTTTGTCCAATggaattcaaattattatctCATTTAGGAGAACATATGAAAACTCATTCAAATGTTAAACAACATCAATGCACTTCATGCGGTAAAG gctTCCATAAAAATAGCCATTTATTAACCCACATGCGTACACATACGGGAGAAAAACCATTCAATTGTGAGCACTGTGGTAAATTTTTTAA TGATTCTAGTAATTTAATGACCCACATACGAACTCACACTGGAAATAAACCTTTCgtgtgtaaaatttgtaacaaAGCCTTTGTACAAAAGATATCGATG aTTAGACATCAAAAACAACATACTGATAAAAACAcagaataa
- the l(2)gl gene encoding LLGL domain-containing protein l(2)gl isoform X2, whose translation MLKFIRGKGSQPSLERQKLQRELFAFRKTVQHGFPNKPSAVAWDPLLRLMAIGTSVGAIKVFGRPGVEFYGQHINANADIAITQLLFLPGTGKLVSLCDDNSLHLWEMISNESALVEIQNQALEGKLKKISTICAESSGEHLLLGTEGGNIYLLDLNTFNMAENIIYQDVVMQNCPEDYKLNPGAVECISEHPNDSHLLLIGYNRGLIVVWDRRNNRARNTFVSNQQLESVCWHENGTEFTSSHNDGSYMSWDLSISREKPLKEPSAPYGPYPCKAITKLLQRTTADKKNITIFSGGMQRSSHADKYTVTVIQGDKHVVFDFTSRVIDFFTTTPVPPEEPSEDVVDSARPLTAGEILPQTVQQEASTLIVVADEEMVAIDLTDSNWKMIKLPYLVSLHASAVTCTQYISYVDEEVYDNIVTAGENQTSNLYSSAEWPVTGGNLLCAKPANPEDSQRQILLTGHEDGTVRFWDASGVTLNPLYKFVTSNLFSGDDIMDDAIESPISGDDEEDWPPFKKIGVFDPYSDDPRLAVKKIALCPLSGTLVVAGTAGHVVTATIGMDQVSRDVNHVPLNIVSDRDGFIWKGHDQLNLRHGPITMTPGFQVNSVLQILPPAAITCCSLQAEWGLITAGTAHGLALFDYKRNVSVMHKCTLNPNDLNGSGDTPISRRKSFKKSLRESFRRLRKGRSQRRQATPVQGSETDKKSSPQTVPKKSETGESLSPLDAKPIERQIEARPVDDSNGSMVRCLHFAKSYLTNTQKTESTLWAGTNNGTVYAFAIAVPPATVRQANDVTCQLAKEIQLKHRAPVIGIAVLDGASVPLPEPFEVEKGVSPLPDITQPHRVIIASEEQFKIFSLPSLKPYGKYKLTAHEGARVRRMAFGNFLCMLSENGKTVKHLECCLLCLTNLGDCLILSVPDLRRQLNAAAVRKEDINGISSLTFSKYGEALYLHSSSELQRITVSTNKVTRARCYLLLPLWAQPTEISIDTSEIRSSPLLNGEHKSGDLQENGSADEIAHNVTTSSQSIGDITVDSVKDHLIQIANHQKDPNHSDSFSNALGTINLQTSSVNQSSVIVKTTTLTTLNNSANGPPTGTTEANTTTSSHHSTSTTTDNNAAKKGLFEKKNDAFKVNCNTCYI comes from the exons ATGTTGAAATTTATACGAGGAAAGGGTTCGCAGCCCTCACTGGAGAGGCAAAAACTCCAAAGGGAACTATTTGCATTCCGAAAG ACTGTACAACATGGATTTCCAAACAAACCTTCAGCTGTCGCTTGGGATCCATTGCTTCGCCTCATGGCTATTGGAACATCTGTTGGTGCAATCAAAGTGTTTGGGCGCCCTGGAGTTGAATTTTACGGGCAACATATCAATGCAAATGCTGATATTGCTATCACGCAACTTTTATTTCTTCCAG gaaCTGGTAAATTGGTGTCTTTATGTGATGACAATTCCCTACATTTGTGGGAGATGATATCAAATGAAAGTGCATTGGTTGAAATTCAAAACCAAGCTTTGGAAGGTAAACTTAAGAAAATTTCCACAATCTGTGCCGAGTCTTCCGGTGAACATTTGTTATTGGGCACAGAAGGTGGTAATATTTATCTTCTTGATCTTAACACTTTCAACATGGCCGAAAATATCATATATCAAGATGTTGTTATGCAAAA CTGTCCAGAAGATTATAAGCTAAACCCAGGTGCAGTAGAATGTATCAGCGAACATCCGAACGATTCACACCTTCTACTCATTGGTTATAATCGCGGTCTAATAGTAGTATGGGATCGGCGCAATAATCGCGCAAGAAATACTTTTGTTTCCAACCAGCAACTTGAGAGTGTGTGTTGGCATGAAAATGGCACCGAATTCACATCATCACATAACGATGGCTCATATATGTCTTGGGATTTGTCAATAAGTAGAGAAAAGCCACTCAAAGAGCCTTCTGCTCCGTATGGACCTTATCCTTGTAAGGCAATAACAAAACTCTTGCAACGAACGACTgctgacaaaaaaaatataacaatattttcag GTGGTATGCAAAGATCATCTCATGCTGACAAATATACTGTAACTGTCATACAGGGTGATAAACATGTTGTTTTCGATTTTACTAGTCGG GTGATAGATTTTTTCACCACGACACCTGTACCACCCGAAGAGCCTTCAGAAGACGTCGTTGATTCAGCAAGGCCACTAACTGCTGGAGAAATTCTACCGCAGACAGTTCAACAAGAAGCTTCTACATTGATTGTTGTGGCTGATGAAGAAATGGTTGCCATAGATCTTACAGATTCGAATtggaaaatgataaaattaccTTATTTGGTTTCACTACATGCGTCAGCTGTAACTTGTACGCAATACATCAGCTATGTCGATGAAGAAGTGTATGATAATATTGTTACAGCAG GTGAAAACCAAACAAGTAATTTATATTCTTCGGCGGAGTGGCCTGTAACCGGTGGAAATTTATTATGCGCAAAACCGGCAAATCCTGAGGATTCTCAAAGACAAATTTTGCTAACGGGTCATGAAGATGGAACTGTTCGGTTTTGGGATGCTTCTGGAGTCACGTTAAATCCATTATATAAATTCGTAACATCTAATCTATTCAG cggAGACGATATTATGGATGATGCCATTGAGTCTCCGATAAGTGGTGACGATGAAGAAGATTGGCCTCCATTTAAAAAGATAGGAGTCTTTGACCCATACAGTGATGATCCTCGCCTTGCTGTGAAAAAAATTGCACTTTGTCCTTTATCTGGAACATTGGTTGTGGCTGGAACTGCCGGTCACGTTGTCACTGCTACCATTGGAATGGATCAAGTGTCCAGAGATGTCAAT cATGTTCCTTTGAACATTGTTTCTGACAGAGATGGGTTTATTTGGAAAGGTCATGATCAATTAAATCTTCGCCATGGTCCCATAACTATGACTCCTGGGTTCCAA gTTAACAGTGTACTTCAAATATTACCACCGGCTGCAATTACCTGTTGCTCATTACAAGCTGAATGGGGACTCATTACTGCTGGTACTGCTCACGGGCTTGCACTCTTCGACTACAAGAGAAATGTATCGGTTATGCATAAGTGTACTCTTAACCCTAACG ATTTAAATGGATCTGGTGATACGCCGATATCTAGACGCAAGTCATTCAAAAAATCACTCAGGGAGTCATTCAGACGACTTCGTAAAGGTCGTTCACAAAGACGTCAGGCTACACCTGTTCAAGGGTCCGAAACTGATAAAAAATCTTCTCCACAG acaGTTCCTAAAAAGTCTGAAACTGGAGAGTCCTTAAGTCCTTTGGATGCCAAACCAATCGAGAGGCAAATTGAAGCCAGACCAGTGGATGACTCTAATGGATCTATGGTTCGGTGTCTGCATTTTGCTAAGAGTTATCTTACAAATA CTCAAAAAACCGAGTCTACATTATGGGCTGGTACTAATAATGGAACTGTGTATGCATTTGCAATAGCGGTGCCACCTGCTACAGTAAGACAAGCGAATGAT GTTACATGCCAATTAGCAAAAGAAATACAGCTGAAGCATCGAGCACCTGTTATTGGCATTGCTGTATTAGATGGAGCATCTGTTCCTTTGCCTGAACCTTTCGAA GTTGAAAAAGGAGTTTCCCCATTGCCTGATATAACACAACCTCACAGAGTAATTATTGCATCAGAAgagcaatttaaaatattttcacttcCATCATTGAAGCCTTACGGCAAATATAAATTGACCGCGCATGAAGGAGCTAGg GTACGTCGAATGGCATTTGGTAACTTCTTGTGTATGTTAAGTGAAAATGGAAAAACAGTCAAACATTTAGAATGTTGTCTACTGTGTCTTACAAACCTCGGTGACTGTCTCATATTAAGTGTCCCTGATCTCAGACGACAGTTGAATGCAGCTGCTGTAAGAAAAGAAGACATAAA TGGAATATCAAGTCtcacattttcaaaatatggAGAGGCTCTATATTTACATTCTTCATCAGAACTACAACGAATAACTGTCTCTACCAACAAGGTAACAAGGGCTCGTTGTTATTTGTTACTACCACTTTGGGCACAACCTACGGAAATATCCATCGATACCAGTGAAATAAGGTCTTCACCTCTATTGAACGGAGAAcataag tcTGGAGATTTACAAGAAAATGGTTCAGCTGATGAGATTGCACATAATGTTACAACATCGTCACAAAGTATTGGCGATATTACGGTGGACAGTGTGAAAGATCATCTGATACAGATCGCCAATCATCAGAAGGATCCCAATCATTCTGATAGCTTCTCTAACGCACTTGGCACAATTAATTTACAA ACATCATCTGTTAATCAGAGCTCCGTGATTGTAAAGACTACAACGTTGACCACATTAAATAATTCTGCTAATGGACCTCCAACTGGAACGACAGAAGCTAACACCACAACTTCGTCACATCACTCGACTTCTACCACTACAGATAATA ATGCTGCTAAAAAAggtttgtttgaaaaaaaaaacgatgcaTTTAAGGTGAATTGTAATACGTGCTatatataa